A genomic region of Raphanus sativus cultivar WK10039 chromosome 6, ASM80110v3, whole genome shotgun sequence contains the following coding sequences:
- the LOC130495582 gene encoding glutathione S-transferase T3-like, which yields MASYSTGYVSLLTSQIGEFSTPGFENLSGSQSIDLDSADLPAFSSQSSEAPTVKERRKWSPKEDVILISAWLNTSKDPIVGNKQKLGTFWSRILQYYNSSVQHAGFSPRELASGENENDVMKRALDFFFSDHGCKFTMEHAWRELRHDQKWCFLAKPGNLATPKRKTGEGEEEVPGARPPGIKAAKAAKKKKGVQEESKHTEIKSVLEMKDKLNKQKLLEKLLEKRDPLSEMEESLKLKLMSEMLG from the exons ATGGCATCGTATTCTACAGGGTATGTTAGCCTATTAACAAGCCAAATCGGTGAATTTAGCACTCCAGGGTTTGAGAACCTCTCAGGTTCTCAATCCATAGACCTCGACTCAGCTGATCTTCCAGCTTTTAGCAGCCAGTCCTCAGAGGCACCCACTGTCAAAGAGAGGAGGAAATGGTCTCCGAAGGAGGATGTTATTCTCATAAGCGCTTGGCTCAACACTAGCAAGGATCCAATCGTTGGGAATAAGCAAAAGTTGGGGACTTTTTGGTCAAGGATCCTCCAGTACTACAACTCAAGTGTTCAACATGCTGGGTTTTCCCCTAGGGAGCTAG CAAGCGGTGAGAATGAGAATGATGTGATGAAGAGAGCACTCGACTTTTTCTTCAGTGACCATGGTTGTAAGTTCACTATGGAGCATGCTTGGAGAGAGCTAAGGCATGACCAGAAATGGTGCTTTTTGGCTAAGCCTGGCAATCTTGCTACACCGAAGCGGAAGACTGGTGAAGGCGAAGAGGAGGTCCCTGGTGCTAGGCCTCCGGGTATCAAGGCTGCTAAAGCGGCTAAGAAAAAGAAAGGTGTTCAAGAGGAGTCTAAACACACAGAGATAAAAAGTGTGCTGGAGATGAAAGACAAACTGAACAAGCAGAAGTTGCTTGAGAAGTTGCTTGAGAAGCGTGACCCTCTTTCAGAAATGGAAGAGTCACTTAAACTTAAACTGATGTCTGAAATGTTAGGATAA
- the LOC108844199 gene encoding myrosinase, producing the protein MKLLHGLALVFLLAAASCKAYEEITCEENEPFTCNNTARLSSKNFPKDFIFGVASSAYQIEGGRGRGVNIWDGFSHRYPEKAGSDLKNGDTSCESYTRWQKDVDVMGEINATGYRFSFAWSRIIPKGKVSRGVNQGGLDYYHSLIDALLEKNITPFVTLFHWDLPQTLQDEYEGFLDRQIIQDFKDYADLCFREFGGKVKHWITINQLYTVPTRGYAIGTDAPGRCSPMVDTKHRCYGGNSSTEPYIVAHNQLLAHATVVDLYRTKYKFQRGKIGPVMITRWFLPFDESDPASIEAAERMNQFFHGWYMEPLTKGRYPDIMRQIVGSRLPNFTEEEAALVARSYDFLGLNYYVTQYAQPKPNTYPSPKHTAQDDAGVKLSYKNSRGEFIGPLFVEDKDNGNSYYYPKGIYYVMDYFKTKYGNPLIYVTENGFSTPDSENREQAYCGLQAN; encoded by the exons ATGAAGCTTCTTCATGGACTCGCTTTAGTTTTTCTATTAGCTGCTGCGAGTTGCAAAGCTTACGAAGAAATTACTTGCGAAGAGAATGAACCATTCACATGTAATAACACTGCTCGTTTAAGCAGTAAAAACTTCCCAAAAGACTTCATCTTCGGTGTTGCATCTTCAGCGTACCAG ATCGAAGGAGGGAGAGGTCGCGGTGTTAACATTTGGGATGGCTTCAGTCACCGATACCCAG AGAAAGCTGGGTCAGATTTGAAGAATGGAGACACTAGTTGTGAATCATATACGAGATGGCAG AAAGATGTAGACGTGATGGGCGAAATCAATGCTACTGGCTACCGATTCTCCTTTGCATGGTCAAGAATCATTCCAA AAGGAAAAGTGAGTAGGGGAGTGAACCAAGGAGGCCTTGATTACTACCACAGCCTCATAGATGCACTCCTCGAAAAGAATATAACGCCTTTCGTTACCCTCTTTCACTGGGACCTTCCTCAAACACTCCAAGATGAGTATGAAGGTTTCTTGGACCGCCAGATCAT CCAAGATTTCAAAGATTATGCGGATCTGTGTTTCCGAGAATTTGGTGGAAAGGTAAAGCATTGGATCACGATCAACCAGCTATACACAGTGCCTACAAGAGGCTATGCGATCGGAACAGATGCACCCGGTCGATGTTCTCCTATGGTTGATACCAAGCACAGATGTTACGGCGGAAATTCTTCAACAGAACCCTACATCGTTGCACATAACCAGCTTCTTGCTCATGCTACGGTCGTCGATCTTTACAGGACCAAATATAAG TTCCAAAGAGGGAAGATTGGACCTGTGATGATAACAAGATGGTTTCTTCCATTTGATGAGTCTGATCCGGCCTCCATAGAAGCAGCTGAGAGGATGAACCAATTCTTCCATGgatg GTACATGGAGCCTCTAACAAAGGGTAGATACCCAGATATCATGAGGCAGATTGTGGGTAGTCGGCTTCCCAACTTTACCGAGGAAGAAGCCGCACTCGTTGCCCGTTCATATGATTTTCTTGGTCTCAACTATTACGTCACTCAGTACGCTCAGCCGAAACCTAACACCTATCCTTCACCGAAACACACTGCCCAGGATGACGCTGGCGTAAAGCTCTCAT ATAAAAATTCACGTGGTGAATTTATTGGTCCACTG TTCGTTGAAGACAAAGACAACGGCAACAGCTATTACTACCCAAAAGGAATTTATTACGTAATGGACTACTTCAAAACCAAATACGGCAACCCTTTAATCTATGTCACCGAGAACG GATTTAGTACGCCCGATTCAGAAAACCGTGAGCAGGCTTATTGCGGATTACAGGCGAATTGA
- the LOC108835332 gene encoding uncharacterized protein LOC108835332, whose protein sequence is MIESIDCMHWEWKNCPHSWKGLYTRGAGKPTIVLEAVASQDLWIWHAFFGPPGTLNDINVLDRSPVFDDIIYGRAPKLKFTVNGHTYHRAYYLTDGIYPKWPTFIQSISLPQGPEAKLFAERQESARKDVERAFGVLQARFAIVRDPALLWDKEKISNIIRACIILHNMIVEDERDGYTYQYDTNMWLEGEISRSSEVDLSFSTDMPTNLGNIIPTWRIFATKAYMNV, encoded by the coding sequence ATGATAGAAAGCAttgactgtatgcattgggagtggaaaaatTGTCCACACTCTTGGAAAGGTCTATATACACGTGGTGCAGGAAAGCCAACTATTGTTCTAGAGGCGGTAGCTTCACAAGACCTTTGGATATGGCACGCGTTTTTTGGACCACCAGGTACCTTAAACGATATTAACGTCCTTGATCGGTCTCCGGTTTTTGATGACATAATCTATGGTCGAGCTCCAAAACTTAAGTTCACCGTCAACGGTCACACCTACCATAGGGCCTACTACCTCACCGACGGTATATATCCAAAGTGGCCTACCTTTATCCAATCCATCTCTCTTCCTCAAGGTCCTGAGGCGAAGTTATTTGCAGAACGTCAAGAAAGCGCCAGAAAAGATGTCGAGCGTGCATTTGGAGTCTTGCAAGCTCGTTTTGCAATTGTTAGAGACCCGGCGCTTCTTTGGGACAAGGAGAAAATCAGCAACATTATCAGAGCATGTATCATACTACACAATATGATAGTGGAAGACGAACGAGATGGATACACTTATCAATACGATACAAATATGTGGTTAGAAGGAGAAATAAGCAGAAGTTCAGAGGTGGATTTATCGTTCTCTACCGACATGCCTACGAATCTCGGTAATATAATTCCCACTTGGAGGATCTTCGCGACCAAAGCATACATGAACGTTTGA